In Pseudomonas fakonensis, one DNA window encodes the following:
- a CDS encoding Trm112 family protein, giving the protein MDTKLLDILACPITKGPLKLSADKTELISKGAGLAYPIRDGIPVMLESEARTLTDDERLDK; this is encoded by the coding sequence ATGGACACCAAACTGCTCGATATCCTGGCCTGCCCGATCACCAAAGGCCCGCTCAAGCTCAGCGCCGACAAGACCGAGCTGATCAGCAAGGGCGCGGGCCTGGCCTACCCGATCCGCGATGGCATCCCGGTGATGCTGGAAAGCGAAGCGCGCACCCTGACCGACGACGAGCGCCTGGACAAATGA
- the kdsB gene encoding 3-deoxy-manno-octulosonate cytidylyltransferase, with protein sequence MSLAFTVVIPARLRSTRLPGKPLLAIAGKPMIQHVWEQARKSGAERVVIATDDSSIVEACQAFGAEVLLTRADHESGTDRLAEVAAQLGLAADAIVVNVQGDEPLIPPVIIDQVAANLAAHPEAGIATLAEPIHEPQTVFNPNAVKVTSDKHGLALTFSRAPLPWARDAFANSREQLPEGVPYRRHIGMYAYRVGFLQDFVSWGPCWLEQTEALEQLRALWHGVRIHVADAIEAPAVGVDTPEDLERVRRLLEA encoded by the coding sequence ATGAGCCTGGCCTTCACCGTGGTGATTCCTGCCCGGCTGCGCTCCACGCGCCTGCCGGGCAAGCCGTTGCTGGCGATCGCTGGCAAGCCGATGATCCAGCATGTGTGGGAGCAGGCGCGCAAGAGCGGCGCCGAGCGCGTGGTCATCGCCACCGACGACAGCAGCATCGTCGAGGCCTGCCAGGCCTTTGGCGCCGAAGTGCTGCTGACCCGCGCCGACCACGAGTCGGGCACCGACCGCCTGGCCGAGGTGGCCGCCCAACTGGGCCTGGCCGCCGATGCCATCGTGGTCAACGTGCAGGGCGACGAGCCGCTGATTCCGCCGGTGATCATCGACCAGGTGGCGGCCAACCTGGCGGCGCATCCGGAAGCCGGCATCGCGACACTCGCCGAGCCGATCCACGAGCCGCAAACCGTGTTCAACCCCAACGCGGTCAAGGTTACCAGCGACAAGCACGGCCTGGCCCTGACCTTCAGCCGCGCGCCGCTGCCCTGGGCGCGCGACGCCTTCGCCAACAGCCGCGAGCAACTGCCCGAAGGCGTGCCGTACCGCCGGCATATCGGCATGTACGCCTACCGCGTGGGCTTTTTGCAGGACTTCGTCAGCTGGGGCCCGTGCTGGCTCGAGCAAACCGAGGCGCTGGAGCAACTGCGCGCCCTGTGGCATGGCGTGCGCATTCATGTGGCCGATGCCATCGAAGCGCCTGCCGTGGGCGTCGACACCCCTGAAGACCTGGAGCGCGTGCGGCGCTTGCTGGAGGCCTGA
- a CDS encoding low molecular weight protein-tyrosine-phosphatase codes for MRVLFVCLGNICRSPTAEGVLRHQLQAAGLAEVVHVASAGTGDWHVGKAPDRRTCQAALARGYDLSRQRAQQVKAAHFDEYDLVLAMDKSNLGNLQALRPHTARGELDLFLRRYGAALDEVPDPYYGGTEGFEQVLDLIEAACQALVVEIKGRL; via the coding sequence ATGCGCGTTCTGTTCGTCTGCCTGGGCAACATTTGCCGCTCGCCCACCGCCGAAGGCGTGCTGCGTCACCAGTTGCAGGCCGCAGGGCTGGCTGAGGTGGTGCACGTGGCCTCGGCCGGTACTGGCGACTGGCACGTGGGCAAGGCCCCCGACAGGCGTACCTGCCAGGCGGCGCTGGCTCGCGGGTATGACCTGTCGCGCCAGCGCGCGCAGCAGGTCAAGGCGGCGCACTTCGATGAGTACGACCTGGTGCTGGCGATGGACAAGAGCAACCTGGGCAACCTGCAGGCCCTGCGCCCGCACACTGCCCGTGGCGAGCTCGACCTGTTCCTGCGCCGCTACGGCGCGGCGCTGGATGAAGTGCCCGACCCGTACTATGGCGGCACCGAAGGCTTCGAGCAGGTCCTGGACCTGATCGAGGCGGCGTGCCAGGCGCTGGTGGTGGAAATCAAGGGGCGGTTATGA
- the murB gene encoding UDP-N-acetylmuramate dehydrogenase, with the protein MSSNWQQQVSLKPYNTFGIDVRARYFTQARDDAEARQALAEAAARQLPVLVVGGGSNLLLTRDIDALVLHMASRGRRLLSDDGERVVVEAEAGEPWHPFVQWSLEQGLCGLENLSLIPGTVGAAPMQNVGAYGVEIKDVFAGLTALDRETGQLRDFSLAECAFGYRDSLFKREPGRWLILRVRFALQRSLQAHLDYGPVRQRLVEQGVEQVTAKAISEAICSIRREKLPDPAELGNAGSFFKNPVVPVELAERIRGQYPTLVGYPQADGQVKLAAGWLIEQAGWKGHRDGDAGVHRLQSLVLVNYGQASGAQLHELAQRIQADILERFGVRLEMEPNLY; encoded by the coding sequence ATGAGCAGCAACTGGCAGCAGCAGGTTTCGCTCAAGCCCTACAACACCTTTGGCATCGACGTGCGCGCACGCTACTTCACCCAGGCCCGTGACGACGCCGAGGCACGCCAGGCGTTGGCCGAGGCCGCCGCGCGGCAACTGCCGGTGCTGGTGGTCGGCGGCGGCAGCAATTTGCTGCTGACCCGCGATATCGACGCCCTGGTACTGCACATGGCCAGCCGTGGCCGGCGCCTGCTCAGTGACGATGGCGAACGGGTGGTGGTGGAGGCCGAGGCCGGCGAGCCCTGGCACCCGTTCGTGCAGTGGAGCCTGGAGCAGGGCCTGTGCGGGCTGGAGAACCTCAGCCTGATCCCCGGCACCGTGGGTGCTGCGCCCATGCAGAACGTCGGTGCCTATGGGGTGGAGATCAAGGACGTGTTCGCCGGGCTGACCGCGCTGGACCGTGAAACGGGCCAGCTGCGCGACTTCTCGCTGGCTGAATGCGCCTTTGGCTACCGCGACAGCCTGTTCAAGCGTGAGCCTGGCCGCTGGCTGATCCTGCGGGTGCGCTTTGCCTTGCAGCGTAGCTTGCAGGCGCACCTGGACTACGGCCCGGTGCGTCAGCGCCTGGTGGAGCAGGGCGTCGAGCAGGTTACTGCAAAGGCAATCAGCGAGGCGATCTGCAGCATTCGCCGCGAAAAACTGCCGGACCCGGCCGAGCTGGGTAATGCCGGGAGTTTCTTCAAAAACCCGGTGGTGCCGGTTGAGCTGGCAGAGCGCATTCGCGGGCAGTACCCGACCCTGGTGGGTTATCCACAGGCCGATGGCCAGGTGAAGCTGGCGGCTGGCTGGCTGATCGAGCAGGCGGGCTGGAAGGGGCATCGCGATGGCGATGCCGGGGTGCATCGGTTGCAGTCGTTGGTGCTGGTCAATTATGGCCAGGCCAGCGGGGCGCAGTTGCATGAGCTGGCGCAGCGTATCCAGGCCGATATCCTCGAGCGCTTTGGGGTGAGGCTTGAGATGGAGCCGAACCTGTACTGA
- the rne gene encoding ribonuclease E translates to MKRMLINATQPEELRVALVDGQRLYDLDIESGAREQKKANIYKGKITRIEPSLEAAFVDFGSDRHGFLPLKEISREYFKKAPEGRVNIKEVLSEGQEVIVQVEKEERGNKGAALTTFISLAGRYLVLMPNNPRAGGISRRIEGEERNELREALNGLTVPGDMGLIVRTAGLGRSSEEMQWDLDYLLQLWTAIKEASQDRVAPFLIYQESNVIIRAIRDYLRQDIGEVLIDSIDAQEEALTFIRQVMPQYASKVKLYEDSVPLFNRFQIESQIETAFQRVVDLPSGGSIVIDPTEALVSIDINSARATKGSDIEETALQTNLEAAEEIARQLRLRDIGGLIVIDFIDMTPAKNQRAVEERVRECLEADRARVQVGRISRFGLLEMSRQRLRPSLGESSGIVCPRCSGTGIIRDVESLSLAILRLIEEEALKDRTAEVRAQVPIPVAAFLLNEKRNSITKIELRTRARIIILPNDHLETPHFEVQRLRDDNPEVLNNQSSYEIAAAEAEEAPQPTATRTLVRQEAAVKTAPARANAPVPSTVEEPQPAAAAAAAPAAPEPSLFKGLVKSLVSLFAGKEEPAAAPAPAEKPASERPARNEERRNGRQQSRNRNGRRDEERKPREERAERAPREERQPREERAPREERAPREERAPRQPREDRRGNREERVRELREPLDTTPAEREERQPREERAPREERAPREERAPREERAPREERAPREERTPREERAPREERAPREERAPREERAPREERQPRPPREERQPRPDEQVAEQAAELAEEQLPNEELLQDEQEGTDGERPRRRSRGQRRRSNRRERQRNANGELIDGDEEAGDEQQPQQHQATELGAELAAGIAVTAAVATSNISSEAEAQANQQAERASAVVAEAPVEASVEAPVQAPAEAAQPVEQAEAVAIAPVVEQPVEAPAAIEPSIEPVVEVAPQPVVEEAAIEQPAAVVEVVAEPVIEAPAVEAGEIEQAPVAVAAEPVVEAPAIEQPAPVAEAQPVEAPAEVVETAVAEQAPVAAEQAPAEAEPATIMLSNGRAPNDPREVRRRKREAEAAAAAAAQAAAEAAPALETTEDEHKPHHG, encoded by the coding sequence ATGAAAAGAATGCTGATTAACGCAACTCAACCCGAAGAGTTGCGTGTAGCACTGGTCGACGGCCAGCGCCTCTACGACCTGGACATCGAGTCCGGTGCGCGCGAGCAGAAAAAGGCCAACATCTACAAGGGCAAGATCACCCGTATCGAGCCCAGCCTCGAAGCCGCCTTCGTCGACTTCGGCTCCGACCGCCACGGCTTCCTGCCGCTGAAGGAAATCTCCCGCGAATACTTCAAGAAGGCGCCAGAAGGCCGGGTCAACATCAAGGAAGTGCTGAGCGAAGGCCAGGAAGTCATCGTCCAGGTCGAGAAGGAAGAGCGCGGCAACAAAGGCGCTGCCCTGACCACCTTCATCAGCCTGGCTGGCCGCTACCTGGTGCTGATGCCCAACAACCCGCGTGCCGGCGGCATCTCCCGCCGCATCGAAGGCGAAGAGCGCAACGAGCTGCGTGAAGCACTGAACGGCCTGACCGTTCCGGGCGACATGGGCCTGATCGTGCGCACCGCAGGCCTTGGCCGCAGCAGCGAAGAAATGCAGTGGGACCTCGACTACCTGCTGCAGCTGTGGACCGCCATCAAGGAAGCCTCGCAAGATCGCGTCGCGCCGTTCCTGATCTACCAGGAAAGCAACGTCATCATCCGCGCCATCCGCGACTACCTGCGCCAGGACATCGGCGAGGTGCTGATCGACAGCATCGACGCCCAGGAAGAAGCCCTGACCTTCATCCGCCAGGTGATGCCGCAGTACGCCAGCAAGGTCAAGCTGTACGAAGACAGCGTGCCGCTGTTCAACCGCTTCCAGATCGAAAGCCAGATCGAAACCGCCTTCCAGCGCGTGGTCGACCTGCCATCCGGCGGCTCGATCGTGATCGACCCCACCGAAGCCCTGGTGTCCATCGACATCAACTCGGCGCGCGCCACCAAAGGCAGCGACATCGAGGAAACGGCCCTGCAAACCAACCTCGAAGCCGCTGAAGAGATCGCCCGCCAGCTGCGCTTGCGCGACATCGGCGGCCTGATCGTCATCGACTTCATCGACATGACCCCGGCCAAGAACCAACGCGCTGTCGAAGAGCGCGTGCGTGAATGCCTGGAAGCCGACCGTGCCCGTGTGCAGGTTGGCCGCATCTCGCGCTTCGGCCTGCTGGAAATGTCCCGTCAGCGCCTGCGCCCGTCGCTGGGCGAAAGCAGCGGTATCGTCTGCCCACGCTGCTCGGGCACCGGCATCATCCGTGACGTCGAGTCGCTGTCGCTGGCCATCCTGCGCCTGATCGAGGAAGAAGCCCTGAAGGACCGTACCGCCGAGGTACGCGCCCAGGTGCCGATCCCGGTGGCTGCCTTCCTGCTCAACGAAAAACGCAACTCGATCACCAAGATCGAACTGCGTACCCGTGCGCGCATCATCATCCTGCCGAACGATCACCTGGAAACCCCGCACTTCGAAGTCCAGCGCCTGCGCGACGACAATCCGGAAGTGCTGAACAACCAGTCCAGCTACGAGATCGCCGCAGCCGAAGCCGAAGAAGCGCCGCAGCCGACCGCCACCCGCACCCTGGTTCGCCAGGAAGCTGCGGTGAAGACCGCCCCGGCCCGTGCCAACGCACCGGTGCCGAGCACCGTTGAAGAGCCGCAGCCTGCTGCAGCCGCCGCAGCTGCCCCAGCCGCACCGGAGCCAAGCCTGTTCAAGGGCCTGGTGAAGTCGCTGGTCAGCCTGTTCGCCGGCAAGGAAGAGCCTGCCGCCGCCCCTGCCCCGGCCGAGAAGCCGGCCAGCGAGCGCCCGGCGCGCAACGAAGAACGCCGCAACGGCCGCCAGCAAAGCCGCAACCGCAACGGCCGCCGCGACGAAGAACGCAAGCCGCGCGAAGAACGTGCCGAGCGTGCACCGCGCGAAGAGCGTCAGCCACGCGAAGAGCGTGCCCCTCGCGAAGAACGCGCCCCACGCGAAGAGCGCGCACCGCGCCAGCCGCGTGAAGACCGCCGTGGCAACCGCGAAGAGCGCGTGCGTGAACTGCGCGAGCCGCTGGACACCACCCCGGCCGAACGCGAAGAGCGTCAGCCACGTGAAGAACGTGCTCCACGTGAAGAGCGCGCACCGCGCGAAGAACGTGCACCGCGTGAAGAGCGTGCTCCACGCGAAGAACGCGCACCTCGTGAAGAGCGTACTCCACGCGAAGAGCGCGCACCTCGTGAAGAGCGTGCTCCACGCGAAGAACGTGCGCCTCGTGAAGAACGCGCCCCGCGTGAAGAGCGTCAACCACGCCCCCCACGTGAAGAGCGCCAGCCGCGCCCGGACGAGCAGGTTGCCGAACAGGCCGCCGAGCTGGCCGAGGAGCAACTGCCGAACGAAGAGCTGCTGCAGGACGAGCAGGAAGGCACCGATGGCGAGCGCCCGCGCCGCCGTTCCCGTGGCCAGCGCCGTCGCAGCAACCGTCGTGAGCGCCAGCGCAACGCCAATGGCGAGCTGATCGACGGCGACGAAGAAGCCGGCGACGAGCAGCAGCCACAGCAGCACCAGGCCACTGAGCTGGGTGCCGAGCTGGCCGCCGGTATCGCCGTCACTGCCGCCGTTGCCACCAGCAACATCAGCAGCGAAGCCGAAGCCCAGGCCAACCAGCAAGCCGAACGCGCCAGCGCCGTGGTTGCCGAAGCACCGGTAGAAGCCTCTGTTGAAGCCCCGGTACAAGCACCTGCCGAAGCCGCCCAGCCGGTCGAGCAAGCCGAAGCCGTCGCCATCGCGCCAGTGGTCGAGCAACCCGTCGAAGCCCCGGCCGCCATCGAGCCGAGCATCGAGCCAGTGGTTGAAGTCGCACCACAGCCCGTGGTCGAAGAAGCCGCCATCGAGCAGCCTGCTGCCGTGGTTGAGGTGGTTGCAGAGCCTGTGATCGAGGCCCCGGCCGTCGAAGCAGGTGAAATCGAGCAGGCACCGGTTGCCGTCGCCGCCGAGCCAGTGGTCGAGGCCCCGGCCATCGAGCAGCCTGCTCCGGTCGCTGAAGCCCAGCCGGTCGAAGCCCCTGCCGAAGTGGTCGAAACAGCGGTCGCCGAGCAGGCGCCTGTAGCCGCCGAGCAAGCTCCAGCCGAAGCGGAACCGGCCACCATCATGCTGTCCAACGGCCGTGCGCCGAACGACCCGCGTGAAGTGCGCCGCCGCAAGCGTGAAGCCGAAGCCGCAGCCGCTGCTGCTGCCCAGGCCGCCGCCGAGGCCGCCCCAGCCCTGGAAACTACCGAAGACGAGCACAAGCCTCATCACGGTTGA
- the rluC gene encoding 23S rRNA pseudouridine(955/2504/2580) synthase RluC, producing MTTNTPPTSGVQLIEVAPELAGQRIDNFLITALKGVPKTLVYRILRKGEVRVNKGRIKPEYKLQAGDIVRVPPVRLPERDEPAPVAQGLLQRLEAAIVYEDKALIVMNKPAGIAVHGGSGLSFGVIEALRQLRPDAKELELVHRLDRDTSGLLMIAKKRSMLRHLHAALRGDGVDKRYMALVRGHWPTSKKQVNAPLQKSNLRSGERMVEVNDEGKEALTMFRVLRRFGEYATMVEARPITGRTHQIRVHTLHAGHMIAGDSKYGDEDFTREIRDLGGKRLFLHAYQLTVPLPDGGELKLEAPVDDMWAGTIKRLATEP from the coding sequence ATGACGACCAATACCCCTCCGACTTCCGGCGTTCAGCTGATCGAAGTCGCGCCTGAGCTTGCCGGCCAGCGCATCGATAATTTCCTCATCACGGCCCTCAAGGGCGTGCCCAAGACCCTGGTCTACCGCATCCTGCGCAAGGGTGAAGTGCGGGTGAACAAGGGCCGGATCAAGCCCGAGTACAAGCTGCAGGCCGGCGACATCGTACGGGTGCCGCCGGTCCGCTTGCCGGAGCGCGACGAGCCGGCGCCGGTTGCCCAGGGGCTGCTGCAGCGCCTGGAGGCGGCAATTGTCTATGAAGACAAGGCGTTGATCGTGATGAACAAGCCGGCCGGCATCGCCGTGCACGGCGGCAGCGGCTTGAGCTTTGGGGTGATCGAGGCGCTGCGCCAGCTGCGCCCGGACGCCAAGGAGCTGGAGCTGGTACACCGCCTGGACCGTGACACTTCCGGCCTTTTGATGATCGCCAAGAAGCGCAGCATGCTGCGCCACCTGCATGCCGCCCTGCGCGGCGATGGCGTGGACAAACGCTACATGGCGCTGGTGCGCGGCCATTGGCCGACCTCCAAGAAGCAGGTCAACGCGCCGCTGCAAAAGAGCAACCTGCGCTCCGGCGAGCGCATGGTCGAGGTCAATGACGAGGGCAAGGAAGCGCTGACGATGTTCCGCGTGCTGCGCCGCTTCGGCGAGTACGCCACTATGGTCGAGGCACGCCCGATCACTGGCCGCACCCACCAGATCCGCGTGCACACCTTGCACGCCGGGCACATGATCGCCGGCGACAGCAAGTATGGTGACGAAGACTTCACCCGCGAGATCCGAGACCTGGGTGGCAAGCGCCTGTTCCTGCACGCCTACCAGCTGACCGTGCCGCTGCCCGATGGCGGCGAGCTCAAGCTGGAGGCGCCGGTGGATGACATGTGGGCCGGCACCATCAAGCGGCTGGCAACCGAGCCATGA
- a CDS encoding HAD family hydrolase, with protein sequence MNKSYDLLIFDWDGTLADSIGRIVEAMNEAAARFGEAPSSDEAVKGIIGLALGEAISTLYPHLDVLQVEVFRQHYADVYMALDQQPSPLFGGVVESLEAFRGEGYRLAVATGKARRGLDRVLKANGWEGYFDITRAADETRGKPHPLMLEQILAHCQVEPGRALMVGDSAFDLQMASNAGMHSVAVGYGAMPLQALAEFGPQVCISHFSQLREWLAGPAAFISKVGEHG encoded by the coding sequence ATGAATAAAAGCTACGACCTGCTGATCTTCGATTGGGATGGCACCCTGGCCGACTCCATCGGCCGCATCGTAGAGGCGATGAACGAGGCCGCTGCGCGCTTCGGTGAGGCGCCAAGTAGCGACGAGGCGGTCAAGGGCATCATCGGCCTGGCCCTGGGTGAGGCGATCTCGACGCTGTACCCCCACCTGGATGTGCTGCAGGTGGAGGTCTTCCGCCAGCACTACGCCGATGTGTACATGGCCCTGGACCAGCAGCCGTCGCCGTTGTTCGGCGGCGTGGTGGAGTCGCTGGAGGCCTTTCGTGGCGAGGGTTATCGTCTGGCAGTGGCCACCGGCAAGGCCCGTCGCGGGCTGGACCGGGTACTCAAGGCCAATGGTTGGGAGGGTTACTTCGACATTACCCGCGCCGCCGACGAGACCCGTGGCAAGCCGCACCCGTTGATGCTCGAACAGATTCTCGCGCACTGCCAGGTCGAACCCGGCCGGGCGCTGATGGTCGGAGATTCTGCGTTCGATTTGCAGATGGCCAGCAATGCCGGCATGCATTCGGTGGCAGTGGGCTACGGCGCGATGCCGCTGCAGGCGCTGGCCGAGTTCGGCCCGCAGGTGTGCATCAGTCATTTTTCCCAGTTGCGCGAGTGGCTGGCGGGCCCTGCAGCATTCATTTCCAAGGTAGGTGAGCATGGTTGA
- the sppA gene encoding signal peptide peptidase SppA, whose protein sequence is MLEKTMLANVQEQRRSRRWGIFFKLLTFVYLFGMLALFTPLMDMDKAASRSGSHTALVEVRGVIADQEAASADNIVKSLREAFKDPNTKAVVLRINSPGGSPVQAGYVYDEIRRLRAEHPAIKLYAVIADLGASGAYYIASAADEIYADKASLVGSIGVTAAGYGFVGAMDKLGVERRAYTSGEHKAFLDPFSPQKPEETAFWQSVLDTTHKQFIAMVKQGRGERLKDKEHPELFSGLIWSGEQAKELGLVDGLGSASYVAREIVGEKDLVDFTVQESPFDRFSKRIGASVAERLALYMGMQGPALR, encoded by the coding sequence ATGCTCGAGAAGACCATGCTTGCCAACGTGCAGGAACAGCGGCGCTCGCGGCGCTGGGGGATCTTCTTCAAGCTGCTGACCTTCGTCTACCTGTTCGGCATGCTGGCGTTGTTCACGCCGTTGATGGATATGGACAAGGCGGCATCGCGCAGCGGCAGCCATACCGCGCTGGTCGAGGTGCGCGGGGTGATTGCCGACCAGGAGGCTGCCAGCGCCGACAATATCGTCAAGAGCCTGCGCGAGGCGTTCAAGGACCCGAATACCAAGGCTGTGGTGCTGCGCATCAACAGTCCGGGCGGCAGCCCGGTGCAGGCGGGTTATGTGTATGACGAGATCCGCCGCCTGCGCGCAGAGCATCCTGCGATCAAGCTGTACGCGGTGATCGCTGACCTGGGCGCTTCGGGGGCCTACTACATCGCCAGTGCTGCCGACGAGATCTACGCGGACAAGGCCAGCCTAGTGGGGTCGATTGGTGTGACCGCAGCGGGCTATGGCTTCGTTGGCGCCATGGACAAGCTGGGGGTGGAGCGTCGTGCCTACACCTCGGGCGAGCACAAGGCCTTCCTTGACCCGTTCTCGCCGCAAAAACCTGAAGAAACGGCCTTCTGGCAGAGCGTGCTGGACACCACCCACAAGCAGTTCATCGCCATGGTCAAGCAGGGGCGGGGAGAGCGCTTGAAGGACAAGGAGCACCCGGAGCTGTTCAGCGGGTTGATCTGGTCGGGCGAGCAAGCCAAGGAGTTGGGCCTGGTGGATGGCCTGGGCAGTGCCAGTTATGTGGCGCGGGAGATTGTCGGCGAGAAGGACCTGGTGGACTTCACCGTTCAGGAGTCGCCGTTCGACCGCTTCTCCAAACGTATCGGTGCCAGCGTGGCCGAGCGCCTGGCGCTGTACATGGGCATGCAGGGGCCTGCGCTGCGCTGA
- a CDS encoding Maf family protein, with product MLPLLLASSSPYRRELLTRLHLPFTWASPDLDERRLENEPAVELVRRLASAKAQALAASHPGHLIIGSDQVAVLGEQILGKPHTFERACEQLLESCGQQVTFLTGLALLNSSSGRCQVDCVPFTVTMRELTREQVERYVAAEQPLDCAGSFKAEGLGVSLFKSTHGCDATSLIGLPLIRLVDMLHQEGVQVP from the coding sequence ATGCTTCCCCTGCTACTGGCTTCCAGCTCCCCTTACCGGCGCGAACTGCTCACCCGCCTGCACCTGCCCTTCACCTGGGCAAGCCCCGACCTAGACGAGCGCCGCCTTGAAAACGAGCCCGCCGTCGAGCTGGTACGCCGCCTGGCAAGCGCCAAGGCCCAGGCACTGGCCGCCAGCCACCCGGGCCACCTGATCATCGGCTCCGACCAGGTAGCGGTACTGGGCGAGCAGATTCTCGGCAAGCCGCACACCTTCGAGCGCGCCTGTGAACAATTGCTGGAGAGCTGCGGGCAGCAGGTCACCTTCCTCACCGGCCTTGCACTGCTTAACAGCAGCAGCGGGCGGTGCCAGGTGGATTGCGTGCCGTTTACCGTGACCATGCGCGAGCTGACCCGCGAACAGGTCGAGCGCTATGTGGCCGCCGAGCAACCGCTGGATTGCGCTGGGAGTTTCAAGGCAGAAGGGTTGGGGGTGAGCCTGTTCAAGAGCACCCACGGCTGCGATGCCACCAGCCTGATCGGGCTGCCGCTGATCCGCCTGGTGGACATGCTGCATCAGGAAGGGGTGCAGGTGCCGTAA
- a CDS encoding YceD family protein codes for MLNDPIPPHVDPRKLADRGVTLNGSLQLADLERLCDPLSDNVGTVQAKFDFERDEQHTVVIHSELDVEVKMVCQRCLELVTLPIHSECTYAVVKEGANTQSLPKGYDVLELGEDPLDLQALIEEELLLALPIVPAHHPEECQQPAGADEPEPSKDEVSRSNPFSVLAQLKRDPNV; via the coding sequence ATGTTGAATGACCCGATTCCACCTCACGTTGACCCGCGCAAATTGGCTGATCGTGGCGTAACCCTTAACGGTTCGCTGCAACTCGCTGATTTGGAAAGACTCTGCGACCCGCTTTCCGACAATGTCGGTACGGTGCAGGCGAAGTTCGATTTTGAACGAGACGAACAGCACACTGTGGTTATTCACAGCGAGCTGGATGTCGAGGTCAAGATGGTTTGCCAGCGTTGTCTTGAGCTGGTCACCCTTCCAATCCACAGCGAATGTACTTACGCGGTGGTGAAGGAGGGTGCGAATACCCAGTCGTTGCCGAAAGGCTATGACGTGCTGGAACTGGGCGAAGATCCTTTGGATCTGCAGGCGCTGATCGAGGAAGAGCTGTTGCTCGCCCTGCCGATCGTACCTGCTCATCATCCGGAAGAATGCCAGCAGCCGGCGGGCGCAGATGAGCCCGAGCCGAGCAAGGACGAGGTATCGCGGTCCAACCCGTTCAGTGTTTTGGCGCAGTTAAAGCGTGACCCAAACGTTTAG
- the rpmF gene encoding 50S ribosomal protein L32 has protein sequence MAVQQNKKSRSARDMRRSHDALSENALSVEKTTGEVHLRHHVSPEGVYRGRKVIDKGADE, from the coding sequence ATGGCTGTTCAGCAGAACAAAAAATCCCGCTCTGCCCGTGACATGCGCCGTTCGCACGACGCCCTGTCCGAAAACGCACTGTCGGTCGAAAAGACCACCGGTGAAGTACACCTGCGTCACCACGTTTCGCCAGAAGGCGTATACCGTGGTCGCAAAGTGATCGACAAGGGCGCCGACGAGTAA
- the plsX gene encoding phosphate acyltransferase PlsX, which translates to MSAQIIAIDAMGGDFGPRNIVQASIACLSATPSLHLTLVGQPSLLEDLVSGLAAADRARLQIVAASEVVGMDERPSQALRGKPDSSMRVALELVRDGKAQACVSAGNTGALMALSRFVLKTLPGIDRPAMVAAIPTQAGYCQLLDLGANVDCSAENLYQFAVMGSVAAQALGIHRPRVALLNIGTEDIKGNQQVKLAATLLQNARGLNYIGFVEGDGLYRGEADVVVCDGFVGNILLKSSEGLATMIGARIEKLFKGGALSRVAGAMAMPLLKRLQADLAPARHNGASFLGLQGIVIKSHGSAGVQGFQSAIQRALIEIQENLPQRLHGRLEDLLP; encoded by the coding sequence TTGTCCGCTCAGATCATCGCGATCGACGCAATGGGCGGGGACTTCGGTCCCCGCAACATTGTCCAGGCTAGCATTGCCTGCCTTTCGGCTACTCCCTCGCTGCACCTGACCCTCGTCGGTCAACCCTCCCTCCTTGAAGATCTTGTCAGTGGCCTTGCAGCTGCGGATCGCGCGCGCCTGCAAATTGTTGCGGCCAGCGAGGTGGTGGGCATGGACGAGCGTCCGTCGCAGGCGTTGCGCGGCAAGCCCGATTCGTCGATGCGCGTCGCCCTCGAGCTGGTGCGCGATGGCAAGGCCCAGGCCTGCGTCAGTGCCGGCAATACCGGTGCGCTGATGGCGCTGTCGCGCTTCGTGCTGAAAACCCTGCCTGGCATTGATCGCCCGGCCATGGTGGCGGCGATTCCGACCCAGGCCGGCTACTGCCAGTTGCTCGACTTGGGCGCCAATGTCGACTGCAGCGCCGAAAACCTCTACCAGTTCGCCGTCATGGGTTCGGTGGCGGCGCAGGCCCTGGGCATTCATCGCCCGCGGGTGGCCTTGCTGAACATCGGCACCGAAGACATCAAGGGCAACCAGCAGGTCAAGCTGGCGGCGACGCTGCTGCAGAACGCCCGCGGCCTCAATTACATCGGCTTCGTCGAGGGTGACGGGCTGTATCGTGGCGAGGCGGATGTGGTGGTGTGCGACGGTTTCGTCGGCAATATCCTGCTCAAGTCCAGTGAAGGCCTGGCCACCATGATCGGTGCGCGCATAGAAAAGCTGTTCAAGGGCGGCGCCTTGTCGCGGGTGGCAGGGGCGATGGCCATGCCGTTGCTCAAGCGGCTGCAGGCCGACCTTGCGCCGGCGCGGCATAATGGCGCGAGCTTTCTCGGGCTGCAGGGTATCGTCATCAAGAGCCATGGCTCGGCGGGTGTGCAGGGGTTCCAGAGCGCGATTCAGCGTGCGTTGATCGAAATCCAGGAGAACCTGCCGCAGCGCTTGCATGGGCGGCTCGAGGATTTGTTGCCTTGA